A region of Paenibacillus sp. 37 DNA encodes the following proteins:
- a CDS encoding phosphotransferase family protein, translated as MSTMNSGLHCTISAEMLHQLVEINFGSDTKVKEFGLLQGGLFNTTYRIHLEHTSYADVILRLAPERGEMAAGSASDPLFSFERTMMAAEPIVYEYYRKAGIPAPNIIACDDSGSIIPRTYMFMEFIPSKQLDHASISDIDKERLYHQLGVYTAIMHQIEGASFGWPLGDGTIRGSDQWSEVLHSFAEETALKAAQVNYMSGVGEEIAAIFIQNKDLFDHVTRPVLVHNDLWEANVLVHQEKGELNIAAIIDGDRSMFADREFEAILSTESAAFHEGYDRPLDSSAEGQARRLAYRILSSYFNAYVHEHQVNQPEDGQKYRQRTLDLLEQWKQLGLH; from the coding sequence ATGAGTACAATGAATTCCGGTTTGCACTGCACGATATCAGCAGAGATGCTGCATCAACTGGTAGAGATTAATTTTGGAAGCGATACCAAAGTGAAGGAGTTTGGTCTCCTGCAAGGTGGACTTTTTAATACAACTTATCGGATTCACCTTGAACATACATCCTATGCGGATGTGATTTTACGTTTGGCTCCAGAGCGGGGAGAGATGGCGGCTGGTTCTGCGAGTGACCCACTCTTTTCTTTTGAACGTACGATGATGGCGGCTGAACCGATTGTGTATGAATATTACCGTAAGGCAGGCATTCCTGCTCCCAACATTATCGCCTGTGATGATAGCGGATCCATCATTCCGAGAACGTACATGTTTATGGAGTTTATTCCAAGTAAGCAGCTGGATCACGCATCAATTTCAGACATAGACAAAGAGCGATTGTATCATCAGCTTGGCGTCTATACCGCCATCATGCATCAGATCGAGGGGGCATCGTTTGGGTGGCCGCTGGGAGATGGGACGATTAGAGGCTCGGATCAATGGTCCGAGGTGCTGCACTCTTTTGCAGAAGAAACGGCACTTAAAGCGGCACAAGTCAATTATATGTCAGGTGTGGGAGAAGAGATCGCTGCTATTTTCATCCAAAATAAAGATTTATTTGATCATGTGACCCGTCCGGTACTCGTTCATAATGACCTGTGGGAAGCAAATGTGCTTGTTCATCAGGAAAAGGGTGAGCTAAACATTGCGGCCATCATTGATGGAGATCGTTCCATGTTTGCCGACAGGGAGTTTGAAGCCATATTGTCAACAGAATCAGCGGCTTTTCATGAAGGATATGATCGTCCACTGGACTCATCCGCTGAAGGACAGGCACGCAGGCTTGCGTACCGAATACTGTCTTCGTATTTTAATGCCTACGTTCATGAACATCAGGTCAATCAACCTGAAGATGGTCAGAAGTATCGCCAGCGTACGCTGGATTTACTGGAGCAATGGAAGCAACTTGGACTTCACTAA
- a CDS encoding AraC family transcriptional regulator, whose protein sequence is MERERLREDRIHGNAMYPVSVYPDIQQLNGDSILDCHWHDEMEFTMVTQGCAVFQIDMNTIEVQAGEAIFINRGEIHAGYLKGDIPCVFSSIVFNPELLGSRTFDTVQEKFIGPLVRKTVIPPSHIKADEDWGQEILDHLQRIFADHAARTETCEMSTKAYLYLIFARMFEHMRPAPLKGTIATGSHDKVERLKSVLGYIHKRYPEPLKLKELADEANMSEGHFCRFFKQMVQKTPVDYINYYRVQQACVQLENTDHKIVDIAMDVGFEHLSYFITTFKKHKATTPSQYRKLFYENVAMESALVQV, encoded by the coding sequence ATGGAACGTGAACGATTACGCGAAGACCGAATTCACGGCAATGCCATGTATCCAGTCAGTGTGTACCCCGATATACAACAGCTGAACGGCGATAGCATTCTGGATTGCCACTGGCATGATGAAATGGAGTTCACCATGGTTACTCAGGGCTGTGCGGTCTTTCAGATTGATATGAACACCATTGAGGTTCAAGCTGGAGAAGCCATTTTTATCAATCGAGGTGAGATTCATGCAGGTTATCTGAAAGGTGATATTCCCTGTGTATTCTCTTCCATTGTATTTAATCCGGAGCTGCTTGGCAGCCGCACCTTCGATACGGTACAGGAGAAATTCATCGGTCCACTGGTGCGTAAAACCGTGATCCCCCCTTCTCATATCAAGGCAGATGAGGATTGGGGACAAGAAATTCTGGATCACCTGCAACGCATATTCGCTGACCATGCTGCCCGAACAGAAACGTGTGAAATGTCAACGAAAGCGTACCTGTATCTCATATTTGCCCGTATGTTCGAACATATGAGACCTGCTCCGCTCAAAGGCACCATCGCTACAGGGAGTCATGACAAGGTAGAGCGCCTGAAATCCGTGCTCGGCTATATCCACAAGCGTTATCCTGAGCCATTGAAGCTGAAAGAACTGGCTGATGAAGCCAATATGAGCGAAGGACACTTCTGCCGTTTCTTCAAACAGATGGTGCAGAAAACCCCGGTTGATTACATTAACTATTACCGCGTTCAACAGGCCTGCGTTCAGCTTGAGAATACGGATCACAAAATTGTTGATATCGCCATGGATGTGGGTTTTGAGCATCTAAGCTACTTCATCACTACATTTAAAAAGCATAAAGCCACCACACCATCACAGTATCGCAAATTGTTCTATGAGAACGTAGCCATGGAATCTGCCTTGGTTCAGGTATAA
- the yicI gene encoding alpha-xylosidase yields MKFTDGFWMTREGYQIQNPTDIRDIVQKDNSLTVYAATKYIRSKGDTLNGTLLKATYSSPMPNVIRVTLNHHKGGVKKGPVFELNTQDANVDISKNEQDAVLKSGNLEVQIDKTNGWDVSFLYGGKRITGSGQRAAGYITGPSKEAYFREQLDLGIGEYVYGLGERFTPFVKNGQIVDTWNEDGGTSSEQSYKNIPFYLSNKGYGVFVNHPERVSYEIASENVSKVQFSVEGETLEYFIIGGDNPKDVLDNYTKLTGKPALPPAWTFGLWLTTSFTTDYDEATVNHFVDGMAERDLPLSVFHFDCFWMKEYQWSDFVWDEAMFPDPEGMLARLKEKGLKICAWINPYIAEKSYLFDEGMENGYLVKTADGSVWQWDMWQAGMALVDFTNPDAVNWYKSKLEVLLDQGVDSFKTDFGERIPTDVVYFDGSDPVKMHNYYTQLYNKAVFELLEEKIGKNEAALFARSATAGGQQFPVHWGGDCSSTYESMAESLRGGLSLGLSGFGFWSHDISGFESTASPDVYKRWVQFGLLSSHSRLHGSTSYRVPWLFDEESVDVVRDFTKLKISLMPYLYNSAVESTVKGIPMMRAMLLDFPEDPTTYSLDTQYMFGDSILVAPIFNKEGDVRYYLPEGTWTNYLTGAKVQGGRWISENHDFKTLPMMVKPNSLIAVGAVDNKPDYDFANDVSLHLFELADGQTAQAVVVNQAAEQELTVNVTRNGSVLDVRAEGAGKPWNIVLRGIESVSSVEGGSQMSGATGVVVTAATGASALTIQL; encoded by the coding sequence ATGAAATTTACTGATGGATTCTGGATGACTCGTGAAGGGTACCAGATTCAAAACCCGACTGACATTCGTGATATTGTACAAAAAGATAATTCTTTGACCGTATATGCGGCAACTAAATATATTCGCAGCAAAGGCGACACGTTGAACGGTACATTGCTTAAAGCAACATACAGCTCACCTATGCCAAACGTTATTCGTGTAACCTTGAATCACCATAAAGGCGGAGTGAAAAAAGGGCCTGTATTTGAGCTCAACACGCAAGATGCAAACGTTGACATCTCGAAAAATGAACAAGACGCAGTTTTGAAAAGCGGTAACCTGGAAGTTCAAATCGACAAAACAAACGGTTGGGACGTTAGCTTCCTATATGGAGGAAAGCGTATTACAGGTAGTGGTCAAAGAGCGGCTGGTTATATTACAGGTCCAAGCAAGGAAGCGTACTTCCGCGAGCAGCTTGATCTCGGTATTGGTGAATATGTTTACGGACTCGGTGAGCGCTTCACACCGTTTGTTAAGAATGGCCAAATCGTCGATACCTGGAATGAGGACGGCGGTACAAGCAGTGAGCAGTCATATAAAAACATTCCGTTCTACTTGTCCAATAAAGGATATGGTGTATTTGTAAACCATCCGGAACGCGTATCCTATGAGATTGCATCTGAAAATGTATCCAAAGTTCAATTCAGCGTAGAAGGAGAGACTCTGGAGTACTTCATTATCGGCGGTGACAATCCAAAGGATGTACTTGATAATTATACGAAATTGACAGGTAAACCAGCACTTCCACCAGCATGGACATTTGGTCTGTGGCTGACAACTTCATTCACAACGGATTATGATGAAGCAACGGTTAACCATTTTGTAGATGGTATGGCTGAACGTGATCTTCCGCTGTCTGTATTCCACTTTGACTGCTTCTGGATGAAGGAATACCAATGGTCTGATTTCGTCTGGGATGAAGCGATGTTCCCGGATCCGGAAGGCATGCTTGCACGTCTGAAAGAAAAGGGCCTCAAAATCTGTGCTTGGATCAATCCATATATTGCAGAAAAATCCTACTTGTTCGATGAAGGTATGGAGAACGGTTATCTGGTCAAAACAGCCGATGGTAGCGTATGGCAATGGGATATGTGGCAAGCAGGTATGGCTCTGGTTGACTTCACGAATCCGGATGCTGTGAATTGGTATAAGAGTAAGCTCGAAGTCCTGCTTGATCAAGGTGTAGATTCCTTCAAGACCGACTTCGGCGAAAGAATTCCGACAGATGTCGTGTACTTCGATGGTTCTGATCCGGTTAAAATGCACAACTATTATACACAACTGTATAACAAAGCTGTATTTGAATTGCTCGAAGAGAAGATTGGCAAAAACGAAGCTGCTCTGTTTGCACGTTCCGCAACAGCAGGTGGTCAACAGTTCCCGGTTCACTGGGGTGGTGACTGTTCTTCCACGTATGAATCCATGGCTGAATCGCTTCGCGGTGGCCTGTCACTGGGGCTTTCCGGTTTCGGATTCTGGAGCCATGATATCAGTGGTTTTGAAAGCACAGCGAGCCCTGACGTATACAAACGCTGGGTACAATTCGGACTTTTATCTTCACACAGCCGCCTGCATGGCAGCACTTCGTATCGTGTGCCTTGGCTGTTTGACGAGGAATCCGTGGACGTTGTTCGTGATTTTACCAAACTCAAAATCAGCCTGATGCCGTACCTGTACAATTCTGCGGTAGAGTCAACGGTAAAAGGTATTCCGATGATGCGCGCTATGCTGCTGGACTTCCCAGAGGACCCAACAACATACAGCCTGGATACGCAATACATGTTTGGTGACTCGATTTTGGTGGCTCCAATCTTCAACAAGGAAGGCGATGTGCGTTATTACCTGCCTGAAGGAACTTGGACGAACTATCTGACAGGAGCGAAAGTACAAGGTGGACGCTGGATCAGTGAAAACCATGACTTCAAAACACTGCCAATGATGGTCAAACCAAACAGCTTGATCGCTGTGGGTGCGGTGGATAACAAACCGGATTACGACTTTGCAAATGATGTATCTCTGCACTTGTTCGAGCTGGCTGATGGTCAAACGGCTCAAGCTGTCGTTGTGAACCAAGCTGCTGAACAGGAGCTAACAGTTAACGTTACACGTAATGGATCAGTGCTGGATGTTCGTGCTGAAGGTGCAGGTAAACCTTGGAACATCGTGCTTCGTGGTATTGAAAGTGTATCCAGCGTTGAAGGTGGTTCCCAAATGTCTGGTGCAACGGGTGTTGTTGTTACGGCAGCAACAGGTGCAAGCGCGCTTACAATCCAACTGTAA